The Chiloscyllium punctatum isolate Juve2018m chromosome 45, sChiPun1.3, whole genome shotgun sequence genome has a segment encoding these proteins:
- the LOC140467069 gene encoding LOW QUALITY PROTEIN: transcription factor ETV7-like (The sequence of the model RefSeq protein was modified relative to this genomic sequence to represent the inferred CDS: deleted 1 base in 1 codon; substituted 1 base at 1 genomic stop codon) encodes MGLEPENEEVLGHWEQSQVDRTAPRIVSIVQCPRSASAMSSPTPIPGSKLHNTEAFQNGHWEEPLNLSNRSEGTRGLDTCSLPSAWQPTVTGKIADCRLLWDYVYQLLSDSRYEQYIRWEDKESKIFRVVDPNGLAXLWGNHKNRANMTYEKMPRALRHYYKLNIIRKEPGQKLIFRFLKTPDEITHKPEKLEQLELHEQEGADFKEDTFQLSP; translated from the exons ACAGGACAGCACCGCGAATTGTGAGCATTGTGCAGTGTCCAAGATCTGCCAGTGCCATGAGCTCACCAACGCCGATTCCCGGCAGTAAGCTGCACAACACTGAGGCCTTCCAGAATGGTCACTGGGAGGAACCACTAAACCTCTCCAACAGGTCAGAGGGGACGAGGGGTCTTGATACATGCTCACTCCCGTCAGCATGGCAACCGACCGTCACTGGGAAGATAGCAG ACTGCAGGCTACTGTGGGACTACGTTTATCAGCTACTGTCTGACAGTCGATATGAGCAGTACATCAGGTGGGAGGATAAAGAGTCCAAGATCTTCCGTGTCGTTGATCCCAATGGACTGGCATGACTCTGGGGA AATCACAAG AACCGAGCAAATATGACGTATGAGAAAATGCCAAGAGCTCTACGGCATTATTACAAACTAAACATCATCAGAAAGGAGCCCGGCCAGAAACTCATCTTCAG GTTCCTGAAGACCCCAGATGAAATCACCCATAAACCGGAAAAATTGGAGCAACTGGAATTACATGAGCAGGAAGGAGCCGATTTTAAAGAGGACACATTTCAGCTCTCTCCATGA